A genome region from Tenebrio molitor chromosome 4, icTenMoli1.1, whole genome shotgun sequence includes the following:
- the LOC138128501 gene encoding uncharacterized protein isoform X2: MSYHLEKRARMEGGSANEVQRKSTSPKKICNLSTQSFSEIIHVAAFVDKTLFIKAFLEADKVVVALAPRRFGKSTNMDMVKEFLTGNKKLFQDNQLKIWKEKRFFFDKYCQENPVIYVDFKNISGITEDELLQSLKHLIYCAFNEHQYLVKKIDGKYSWSDTKLEVVGPIELFEKYWNNFENLSRNNVIQGLKLLSRCLHVYHNKLVYVLIDEFDSPFMNIIVKQSTSKNDVLDETIYVIGRIMSITFKNNEHLNRGLINACVPVAEQVLSSDANNIEYYQFLSDPSFSPYFGFTDIEVKSLFEKEEFVAFNNDQVKKWYNGYKLVDDEGDYAIYSCYSVLKYLSTSHEMKKPCFDNYWVDSDSITHLKHLFGHYWIRELIEDLIDGEEIEIKAIQKFSKENIIALLNLVHQELKSIHMSDAHLFLQLLTENGYLNVLRTSPENRRITIRIPNQEIRTLFQEKCYDVELFSKKHQLLDENIEGYLAALESVLTREDKNVFTEYAKAVSKLFDGAIMPQNEDEFYCILFVLAYNVKFYIVRSELSISRRKSKGRPPHLDLLMILNEAGLIVELKFADQSSAAALSQIRTRQYESSFDNYKNVTKKILMGLHMTKEGKVSLTYTIGDSPPETVTSHE, translated from the exons ATGAgttatcatctagaaaaacgAGCAAGAATGGAAGGAGGAAGTGCAAATGAGGTACAAAGAAAg AGCACATCaccaaagaaaatatgtaatttgtcCACACAATCATTTAGTGAAATCATACACGTTGCTGCCTTTGTGGATAAGACGCTATTTATTAAAGCCTTTCTTGAAGCAGATAAAGTGGTAGTAGCTTTGGCGCCTCGCCGCTTTGGGAAATCAACAAACATGGACATGGTGAAAGAATTCCTAACAGGGAACAAAAAACTCTTCCAAGACAATCAGTTAAAAATATGGAAAGagaaaaggtttttttttgataagtaCTGCCAAGAGAATCCTGTCATATACGTGGACTTTAAAAATATCTCTGGTATAACTGAAGATGAACTCCTTCAATCATTAAAGCATCTCATTTACTGTGCATTTAATGAACATCAGTATCTTGTGAAAAAGATCGATGGAAAATATTCTTGGTCAGATACGAAATTGGAGGTGGTGGGCCCTATTGAATTATTTGAGAAGTATtggaataattttgaaaatttaagtcGAAATAATGTGATTCAGGGATTGAAGCTCTTATCTCGCTGTTTACATGTGTACCATAACAAACTCGTTTATGTATTAATCGATGAATTCGATTCTCCTTTCATGAACATCATCGTCAAGCAATCAACTTCAAAGAATGATGTTCTGGACGAAACCATCTATGTTATCGGTCGCATCATGTCCATTACGTTCAAAAACAACGAACATCTCAACAGAGGGTTAATAAATGCCTGTGTCCCCGTCGCAGAACAAGTTTTATCTAGCGACGCGAACAACATCGAGTATTATCAGTTTTTGAGTGACCCCAGTTTTTCTCCTTATTTTGGATTTACAGATATAGAAGTGAAGAGTCTGTttgaaaaagaagaatttGTTGCTTTTAATAATGACCAAGTAAAAAAGTGGTACAATGGTTATAAATTAGTGGATGATGAAGGGGACTACGCCATTTATAGCTGttattcagttttaaaatatttgagcACAAGTCACGAAATGAAGAAACCATGCTTTGACAATTACTGGGTTGACTCGGACAGCATCACTCACCTAAAACATCTGTTTGGACATTATTGGATTCGTGAATTGATTGAAGATCTTATTGATGGAGAAGAGATCGAAATAAAggccattcaaaaattttcgaaagaaAACATAATTGCCTTACTAAACTTGGTTCATCAAGAACTTAAATCTATACATATGTCAGATGCACATCTTTTCCTCCAATTGTTGACCGAAAATGGATACTTGAATGTTTTACGCACTAGCCCTGAGAATCGAAGAATCACCATTCGGATTCCAAATCAAGAAATTAGGACGTTGTTTCAGGAAAAATGTTATGATGTAGAATTGTTTTCAAAGAAACACCAGCTTTTAGATGAAAATATTGAGGGTTATTTGGCTGCATTAGAATCAGTGCTAACAAGAGaagacaaaaatgtatttactgAATATGCAAAGGCTGTCTCTAAATTGTTTGATGGAGCCATAATGCCCCAAAACGAGGACGAATTTTATTGTATTCTCTTTGTTTTGGCAtataatgttaaattttatatagTTCGCAGTGAACTAAGCATCTCCCGAAGAAAATCTAAAGGAAGACCGCCTCATCTTGATTTGCTTATGATTTTGAATGAAGCTGGCTTGATTgtggaattaaaatttgctgaCCAATCATCAGCGGCCGCTCTTTCTCAAATTAGAACGCGACAGTATGAATCAAGCTTCGACAACtacaaaaatgtcacaaaGAAAATTCTTATGGGTTTGCATATGACTAAAGAAGGGAAAGTTAGTCTGACTTACACTATTGGCGATTCACCTCCAGAAACTGTTACCAGCCATGAATAG
- the LOC138128501 gene encoding uncharacterized protein isoform X1: MAGHLFLVKVDRSLIGQLPVIIGQKPMSYHLEKRARMEGGSANEVQRKSTSPKKICNLSTQSFSEIIHVAAFVDKTLFIKAFLEADKVVVALAPRRFGKSTNMDMVKEFLTGNKKLFQDNQLKIWKEKRFFFDKYCQENPVIYVDFKNISGITEDELLQSLKHLIYCAFNEHQYLVKKIDGKYSWSDTKLEVVGPIELFEKYWNNFENLSRNNVIQGLKLLSRCLHVYHNKLVYVLIDEFDSPFMNIIVKQSTSKNDVLDETIYVIGRIMSITFKNNEHLNRGLINACVPVAEQVLSSDANNIEYYQFLSDPSFSPYFGFTDIEVKSLFEKEEFVAFNNDQVKKWYNGYKLVDDEGDYAIYSCYSVLKYLSTSHEMKKPCFDNYWVDSDSITHLKHLFGHYWIRELIEDLIDGEEIEIKAIQKFSKENIIALLNLVHQELKSIHMSDAHLFLQLLTENGYLNVLRTSPENRRITIRIPNQEIRTLFQEKCYDVELFSKKHQLLDENIEGYLAALESVLTREDKNVFTEYAKAVSKLFDGAIMPQNEDEFYCILFVLAYNVKFYIVRSELSISRRKSKGRPPHLDLLMILNEAGLIVELKFADQSSAAALSQIRTRQYESSFDNYKNVTKKILMGLHMTKEGKVSLTYTIGDSPPETVTSHE; encoded by the exons ATGGccggtcatttatttttggtcaaagtTGACCGGTCCTTGATCGGTCAATTACCAGTCATTATTGGTCAAAAA CCGATGAgttatcatctagaaaaacgAGCAAGAATGGAAGGAGGAAGTGCAAATGAGGTACAAAGAAAg AGCACATCaccaaagaaaatatgtaatttgtcCACACAATCATTTAGTGAAATCATACACGTTGCTGCCTTTGTGGATAAGACGCTATTTATTAAAGCCTTTCTTGAAGCAGATAAAGTGGTAGTAGCTTTGGCGCCTCGCCGCTTTGGGAAATCAACAAACATGGACATGGTGAAAGAATTCCTAACAGGGAACAAAAAACTCTTCCAAGACAATCAGTTAAAAATATGGAAAGagaaaaggtttttttttgataagtaCTGCCAAGAGAATCCTGTCATATACGTGGACTTTAAAAATATCTCTGGTATAACTGAAGATGAACTCCTTCAATCATTAAAGCATCTCATTTACTGTGCATTTAATGAACATCAGTATCTTGTGAAAAAGATCGATGGAAAATATTCTTGGTCAGATACGAAATTGGAGGTGGTGGGCCCTATTGAATTATTTGAGAAGTATtggaataattttgaaaatttaagtcGAAATAATGTGATTCAGGGATTGAAGCTCTTATCTCGCTGTTTACATGTGTACCATAACAAACTCGTTTATGTATTAATCGATGAATTCGATTCTCCTTTCATGAACATCATCGTCAAGCAATCAACTTCAAAGAATGATGTTCTGGACGAAACCATCTATGTTATCGGTCGCATCATGTCCATTACGTTCAAAAACAACGAACATCTCAACAGAGGGTTAATAAATGCCTGTGTCCCCGTCGCAGAACAAGTTTTATCTAGCGACGCGAACAACATCGAGTATTATCAGTTTTTGAGTGACCCCAGTTTTTCTCCTTATTTTGGATTTACAGATATAGAAGTGAAGAGTCTGTttgaaaaagaagaatttGTTGCTTTTAATAATGACCAAGTAAAAAAGTGGTACAATGGTTATAAATTAGTGGATGATGAAGGGGACTACGCCATTTATAGCTGttattcagttttaaaatatttgagcACAAGTCACGAAATGAAGAAACCATGCTTTGACAATTACTGGGTTGACTCGGACAGCATCACTCACCTAAAACATCTGTTTGGACATTATTGGATTCGTGAATTGATTGAAGATCTTATTGATGGAGAAGAGATCGAAATAAAggccattcaaaaattttcgaaagaaAACATAATTGCCTTACTAAACTTGGTTCATCAAGAACTTAAATCTATACATATGTCAGATGCACATCTTTTCCTCCAATTGTTGACCGAAAATGGATACTTGAATGTTTTACGCACTAGCCCTGAGAATCGAAGAATCACCATTCGGATTCCAAATCAAGAAATTAGGACGTTGTTTCAGGAAAAATGTTATGATGTAGAATTGTTTTCAAAGAAACACCAGCTTTTAGATGAAAATATTGAGGGTTATTTGGCTGCATTAGAATCAGTGCTAACAAGAGaagacaaaaatgtatttactgAATATGCAAAGGCTGTCTCTAAATTGTTTGATGGAGCCATAATGCCCCAAAACGAGGACGAATTTTATTGTATTCTCTTTGTTTTGGCAtataatgttaaattttatatagTTCGCAGTGAACTAAGCATCTCCCGAAGAAAATCTAAAGGAAGACCGCCTCATCTTGATTTGCTTATGATTTTGAATGAAGCTGGCTTGATTgtggaattaaaatttgctgaCCAATCATCAGCGGCCGCTCTTTCTCAAATTAGAACGCGACAGTATGAATCAAGCTTCGACAACtacaaaaatgtcacaaaGAAAATTCTTATGGGTTTGCATATGACTAAAGAAGGGAAAGTTAGTCTGACTTACACTATTGGCGATTCACCTCCAGAAACTGTTACCAGCCATGAATAG